Genomic window (Ostrea edulis chromosome 9, xbOstEdul1.1, whole genome shotgun sequence):
TGATGCACATCTGCTGTTTTTGTCGTTTGCCAATCGCCACAGGACTTTGATTATTTGTGGTGGTGTGATGTGATGTGATGGGTTATGTGCAAGAGGAAATATGACTTGTGCTGGTGACTTTGATTTTAAAAGTTAAGAAGGGCCATGCGCCACCAACCTCACTCTCGTCTGCATTCAACTTGACCTAGTAGAAGGACGTAGTTAAGACAGCAAGAGTTTAATCAAGGTGCAAAAATTGCCGAAGCCTTGTCATATTTGCACAAGAAACCTAGGCTTAACTGGTAGGTGCAAAATGTAGGTCTGCACCGAATTACATGTTTACTTTTGAAAAGAAGAATACCtttttatcaatgtttttattaattgcATATTCATGAGCATGTGTATTGTCTGAATTAAAATTGGATATAGAGGGTGTCATCTCAAAATTAACACGGATTCAATATGATGCGTCTTGTGATAtgaatgtgtttgaatttcacTTGAAGTGCTTTAATGTATTAGCCATATTAATTTGAATACAGAACTGAAAGAAACCCTTCCAGTTGCATGATCTAACATTACCCGCGCACTTGTGGAAAGAGCACAATTTATTAGAAGTATTTATCTTTGACAACACGAGTTTCACTCGTTTCATTTTTAACATGTTGTATTAAAGGTATCATGTACACCCCCTGCAGGAAAGTGTTTTGGTGTATGGAAATAAAAATAACTTTAACCGAGTAATTGATTTCAGTAAACGACGCGCGTTATTCGCCTTTGCTGCCCAGGTTTTTACCCAAACAAATATGGATCCATCATCCACTCCATGAAGTTTATGCAGCATTTCCTTCGTGTGCGCCTAATAAATCTCCACTCACAAACACGTGATATCGAGAATTGTCTAACGGAGGATACTGAGCGAATATATAGTTATTGTCAATTcacttttaatgaaatatgttacTTGTCAAAATCTTGTTCTGTAGTGTTTCGGATTCAGAATTCACTACGCTGTGGGTCTGCGGACTTAGTATGAAATTGCTGAACCTTATTTTTTGCAGGAAAAAGCGCCCACCCGTTGCTCTTCCGAAGTCTAATGAAATTAAGCCTCATATCAATCTGAAACCGTACGTTGTGTTCACAATGCGCAAATCATATACCAGTCTTTTCAAGATGTACAATTCAGTCGTCGTAAGCGTGAGCTACTGGAATATATTATGGGAGTATAGGTTTGCTTCCGAAGGAACTCCAGGTGGCTTTCCATGAGGAAGAGAAATGAATAGTGCAGGTGAACATTTCACGGCTGAGGTGGAATTGCGTAACTAAAGCAAAGCCGTTTTTTGCACCGGAATATCATACTACGTATTGAATCGCGTGTTTCTGTACTATTCCTTAATCGATTGGATTTAAGACATCAGGAcgattttatgcattttaaagtGAGAGCCCTGAATTGGGCTGTTGGGAATTACCAAATCATATTCACGACAATGCGTGTCCTCGTTTGCACTGGCTGTCTTGTAAAGAGATACCTGTAGATAGAACCTATTACGATTATAGAGTGGTCAAGCTGTTCTTGTGATCACCAAACAGCAATGCATACGACACTACTATTTTGTAATGTGTTTTCCTCCATCCAGGATATCCTCAGAAGCGCACACATGAAATCCAGATGACGATGAAAGAGGATTGGCAATGGGAACTCTTCGTCCATTTTATGAAACGAACATATCTGTTTATATGGTGCTCATAATTTGAAACAAGCtctctttgttttaaattttacatgtagcttTTGACGATAGGATTATATTGTTTTGGGAACGTTGTACGGGTTAtgcattatttcatataaaacgGGACGTAAAGAGGCCCACACCAAAGTCTTGTGCAATATATTCATGCACGCAGTTTTTGATGGCAGTGGGAAGTTAAACAGAGTTTAACTCCCAAAAATAAATGAGGCCCTAGCAGAGAATGTCGTGGCACGCCAGCAATGTAATAATACTTGGATAGaaaatgacacatgtatttatgcattattttaaatcaaattaaggtagtactctacatcgtcataatggctgacttactttaaaaacatggatgaaaaaatcgatatcagcaatatttgacttttccttttccatttaaatacctagtcgattagctcagtaggttagaataccgactgctgaactgtaggtcgcaggttcgagtccagcaggggttttaaaaaaaatttcagattaccttcgactaaaactgtattttttgacaaaataaagtaaatttgaaaattttcaacttcaaaattcatctacatcaaactctggtgtagcatacctccttaagtatGTAATATGCGAATCAAAAATCTTCGATAAATCACATCAACCAATCAACATGATTAAACTTCACCACTGCATACTTTTGAATGACCGAGCAAAACAAACATGattcagttttttttaatacaaaaattcataaaatgtgtttaaaaatatgaagataTAGATAACTAGTGCTTGGAAAAGCTGTGGGAGTTAGACTCCCTGTATTTCCAGCTCCACTCAGGACTCTGGCTTTTAATCCATTGCCAAAGAATGAAAAGATATCGACTGCTTGTTACTTTACTTAAACGATGTCCATATTTCCATTGATAATGAATGCATTTGTGACATGGATTGTATGTCCCTGCATAAAACTGAATGTGCACTGTGAGATGCTTCTTACTTAGAATCCCACAGGGATGAATTAGTGCCACATTTTCTGATGAATACTTCATTTAGTGTTTCATTTGAAATGCAATGTTGTTATCTAATTTCCGCGTTATCGATCACTTAAAGAATACTTGCAATTAAAGCGTCACatgttttcaaaactttaatgtATAGCAACAAATACCAGTATTGATTCTATAGTGATATTTGAGACAATTACGAGAGATTCTAAATCCTCTTTGTCTGTTTACAAGTGGAGATAGGTTTCTGATTCTCTCAACAAATCAATTGTACTGAAAAGAGTTGTCATTCTGAATGGCACGCCTCTCTTAGAGGTGTGCTCACTGATTGACCAAATCCGAATTTGCTCAGATGAACTTGCAAAACAAAACTCTGTGAAATATATAATTGCATCAAAGGTAGCCGcagttaaagggaaaggcaacccaaaaatgtttacatgataaatgataggattgaTTATACGATAAAGATTTgccatactattctgttgatatacggcctagattaGCCTCAATACTAATTTTAAAACCTTAagaattgaaattcccgccatctatagagaCTGCCATGAtgcggaactcttttgtattcaagaccacaatttaataattttgacgtcacactgtctattccggttttgatgagattctaagatcattaaagatgtgcatgtggtagattttacgaatacattgtaaatagctGGATGCCtccctgtcaagcagttaattacattAATGTGAAGGggagatgtaaaaaaaaaaaaaaaaaaaaaaaaaagtttcccCCCAAAATTCCTGACTCaacaaagttatttgaaaagaaaatattatgtaaactgtggatccatcatttgcgtaatgaaaagttgaggtttgagacatttacatgtatgaagaaacgagtaccatctgcctggtctgcaactcgactgaacgtcctcttttcttaaattcttcttgcgaaagaaagGGTTTAAATCTAtccggctccaaacttaactgttcgtaagttgtcatgtttacagggctgctgatgaaataaaccggaaccgacggtgtgacgtaatgaagtaaacttcaatggcctCTCTCTTAGCGGcaggtaatttgaaatataagatatattaatattgatttaattgttaagcaaggatttttgttgttaaagactgtcatttacgatatcagtaagtaatattttattcataaaggcaacaatgtggttagggttgcctgtATTCTCGTTTACTCACAtttcaattatcacctgcatatcgtgtttatatatctcaactgattcgatatgcaagagcttgttctgggtatagtcagtttttaaatcgaggtaagctactgacaaacaagttgatggtacagggatttcaacagtctcgattgaagtcagcatttcgcaaattctatggtcgttataacgatctagttcgtcaatacaacctcgcattgggtcaagtgctttctgacgtgtttcataccgattgttaagccgttcttggcacactgattttgactgcggataactccgtttacctgctcaggatatagggctcatggcgggtgtgaccggtcaacaggggatgcttactcctcctgggcacctgatcccacctctggtgtgtcagggggtccgtgtttgcccaactatctattttgtattgcttgtggaagttatgagattgatcactgttcgttatcttcaccttgcatttaagtATACTCGCTACAAACAAAGCATTGGATGCAtgggtttatatatatattatatatatatatatatatatatatatatatatatatatgtatatatatatatgcatccATTTTTTGTTCGTATCAAGTGTCTTTAATCtatattttcaaagaaacatGCCTTTAGAAATCTCTACGACCGGTCAAAAAGTTTGTAAGGAAGGGTTTGTCAACAAGGGGAAATATTCAGCCGTGATGCTTCAACACCGGTCTATAAATAACAGACTTAATCTAAGTTTGTCACTGCATCGTAAAATATGTACTTCGAATTAATTACACACTCTATTTTCAATGCCACATAACGTACTATTTATATTTCAGCTACACCTAACGTCACAAACATAATTTTAAAGAATGACAAACAATGGAAATTAATGTTCACCCTGTTTAGACATAGGTGTATATGTAGGCAGTCATGTCATCTAAATCAATTAGAGGAATAcagataaaaaagaaagataacaattattgattttatattgactTTATTTAGGTTTGCTTTTCATAAACTCGATAGATGTTTTCTAGGATGCAGTCgtctatttttagaaattaatgtttTGGAATTGACTAATATTGCGTATTTGATAACAATTAAACGAATATACATATCTTGACGTCATCGCTCCGTTTGTAACGCGAGTCTATCTGTTGAAATTGACACtattcttctttctttctttttttgtattgttttagatGCTGCAATATTTTTCTACTCTGTGATGGAAAGATATGGGAACGTTTTCTGATTTATTAGAAATTTACGGAGATGCATATAGAATGTATCAAATAAATTCATGAGAAAATAGATTTGTATCGTTACGCTGAAAATGCATCCTGCGACAAAGTATATATCGTTTTATTAAAGATTCTTTATTCAGAGATTAATTTTACTACAGAAAGATATATCCTTAGTAAAGATTAAATTCGCTACAAGTACGCTATCTCGTTAATGAGGGAGCTTTGTTGTGGTTGAGATAGCCAGCACATGCAGTGGAATATTAAttataattcaaaatgaaaatacacGAGAGCATGAAATGGGACGCCTCGCACCAGCATAAAGTAGTACCATATCAGCTACATCTGTGTAAACTCAAAAACACGTCTAAAAGTTATCGTCAGAGGCATTTCGCTTCGGAACACGTGTTATTCTCTATGTCCAATGAGttatcattctctcaccagagggagcgttacgcaagcttcacatacacctgtCAACGCTTgaaatcacgtgacaatataatcacatgatataaacgatcattctcggtttcctttccctttcaaggtatcacaccggtaattattttcactatatattactatagaggggaaaaaatcattaaaaatcagtttacaaaattgatgccgaataacgcagtcagacacgttctatgttacctatctcgtctgccgacaccagaaaaacaacaccctacgcggcattttcgaaaaaaaattacccgcaaacaggactaccctcaaatccacgtgtttttcacatgtgtgtaaacagccggagtgcacctcaggaagtagcctcagctaccaacagcaaatagttcctttgtatacacttgattatttctacaaattacacaaaatttcctaatcaggggtacaaaaattaagagaaaagaagaagaggaaatgagaaaaatcgcgcaaggaaaaaaaatatttctttaaatatatggaactacaattgactaagttcattttgattggacaattaccggtgtgataccttaaaaGTCCTGGCAACAGGtaatacatcaggctcttttcatagcccactgacactttataagtacatatataccatttagctgtttgtcttctattttacaagttttatcgtatttttacagcctttcttacttttgattccatgtttacatttaaatctccaccacgtgcatgtcctacattcatacgcatattacgaagtaattccaaatttatgatcagaaaacggcgattttaaacaatttacagtaagcatcaatttaactgcaccaaaaacatatcataatctgactaaatatttagtccaaaacataaatgatagataatagaaacttttacaagatttctgtaagaagccgttgacagaggtgtagtgcgaggagcgcacggaactctgggtagagaatgatgAGTTATGGTAACAGAAACAGAGGCAggtgtagaggcaaattttgactcccatagaataatgaccgggggtcatttttcaaGACCGAGAAACACGTGGCGCCGAGACACCAACTAAATGGGATACGCCTGGAGACAGGTTGTGCAGAAGACCCAGGACCGAGACGCCTGGAGATCTTGGCAGCCGCCTAtgttcctataaacaatacggaatagatagtagggcaaacacggacccctggacacatcagagatgggatcaggtgcctaggaggagtaagcatcccttgtcgaccggtgacatccgccgttagccctatatcctgatcaggtaaacggaggtatccgtagtcaaaatcagtgtgccaagaactgtctaacaatcggtatgaaacacatcagacagcatttgacccaatgataggttttattggcaaactagatcgttataacgaccatagaatttgcgaaatgctgactttaatcgagactgctgaaacccctgcaccatcacaCTTTTTTGAAGTAGTGAATTATCCCTTGTTTCTATCAACATGCGCAGAATGCAAatcactgttacatgtataagcagTAATTTTCTTGGCCAAAAATGTTTACAGACATGATTAAGTGAAAGCCTCACTCTCTGTTCGCGGAGTACTAATGCAGTGGATACACTTGTCATATGGAATCTTTGATTAATTCAGGGGTGTAGTTTACAATGTTCGATTAATTCAGGGGTGTAGTATAGCTACAAGTATTCCATGTTAAAAAGAACTTCAATATTATTGTTTTAACATAAAACAATAAGCACAAAAGAAATTTGATCAACTTTAATTATACCAATGTTTCAAAAACCtgcaaatatttttcttctgcagtatatatgtacattgtacgaTTTTCATGTTCCAGTGGAAAATTCACGTACCACAACTATCCAGATAAAACGCAATTTTGTTAGATGTtattaaaaagttatgatttcgGCTCTGTGAATCGATGTACATCCTCTGCTATTTCTAAAGCTCGAATCGTTCTGGATTTCATTTCCTCGTCTATTTGACCACAGTTAACTTCCTCCATAAACATGTAGAAGTCTTCCATGAACACGCCTGTACAATAAGGTGGAGCACAAGAATATTCATTCACCGAAATCGAGCTACATACCAATTTACAATTGCGCTTTTTATTTATACTAGTCTACAACATTATTacatttagataaaaaaaaatcaaaattctgtaaaCAGTCTTGTTTTCGCTGTAGATCAATTTTCGACATAGACAAAATAATCATGGGATTAAAACTACACTGAATATGACAAAATCacaacatttatatagcaatgaaaattcatcaattcaaaattgaattttgataAGAAACCTGGAAAAGAACCAAGAGGGAATTCAAAGTTGTATACAGTTAACTGGTAGTAGAGAGTTGTATACAGTTATCTGTCAGTAGAGAGTTGTATACAGTTATCTGTCAGTAGAGAGTTGTATACAGTTATCTGTCAGTAGAAAGTTGTATACAGTGGTCTGTCAGTAGAGAGTTGTATACAGTTATCTGTCAGTAGAGAGTTATATACAGTTATCTGTCAGCAGAGAGTTGTATAGTTATCTGTTAGTAGAGATTTGTACATAGTTATCTGTCAGTAGAGAGTTGTATACAGTTGTCTGTCAGTAGAGAGTTGTATACAGTTGTCTGTCAGTTGAGAATTGTATACAGTTGTCTGTCAGTAGAGAGTTATATACAGTTATCTGTCAGCAGAGAGTTGTATAGTTATCTGTTAGTAGAGAGTTGTATATAGTTATCTGTTAGTAGAGAATTGTATACAGTTGTCTGTCAGTAGAGAGTTGTATACAGTTATCTGTCAGTAGAGAGTTGTATACAGTTATCTGTCAGTAGATAGTTGTATACAGTTATCCGTTAGTATCTAGTATTGAGTACCTGGTTTAGCTCCCGGTGTTTTTGACGGTTTGAGGATGAAGTCACTCCCATCCTGTAGTTGGAAAGTGATAGACTTCTCTCTTCCCTCAAAATCTTTGTATCGATTAACTGTAATGGTAACCGTTCTGTTTTGAGAGAAAAATGAAGCATTGTTCAGCAGTATTAACTTCGTATCGAAATATCAGAATATAATTTTTACAGACATCAACTTTTGTCGGACATTTCAAGTTTTACAGACATCATCTTTTGTCTGACGTTTCTAGTTTTACAGACATCACCTTTTGTCAGACATTTCTAGTTTTACAGACATCACTTTTTGTCTGGCGTTTCTAGTTTTACAGACATCACTTTTTGTCTGACGTTTCTAGTTTTACAAACATCATCTTTTGTCTGATGTTTTTAGTTTTACAGACATCACCTTTTGTCTGATGTTTTTAGTTTTACAGACATCACCTTTTGTCTGACGTTCCTAGTTTTACAGACATCACCTTTTTTCTGACGTTTCTAGTTTTACAGACATCATCTTTTGTCTGATGTTTTTAGTTTTACAGACATCACCTTTTGTCTGATGTTTCTGGTTTTACAGACATCACCTTTTTCTGACGTTTATAGTTTTACAGACATCACCTTTTGTCTGATGTTTTTAGTTTTACAGACATCACCTTTTGTCTGATGTTTTTAGTTTTACAGACATCACCTTTTGTCTGACGTTTATAGTTTTACAGACATCACTTTTTGTCTGACGTTCCTAGTTTTACAGACATCACCTTTTGTCTGACGCTTCTAGTTTTACAGACATCATCTTTTGTCTGACGCTTCTAGTTTTACAGACATCATCTTTTGTCTGACGCTTCTAGTTTTACAGACATCATCTTTTGTCTGACGTTTATAGTTTTACAGACATCACCTTTTGTCTGACATTTCTAGTTTTACAGACATCACCTTTTGTTGGACATTTCTAGTTTTACAGACATCACGTTTTGTCTGACGCTTCTAGTTTTACAGACATCATTTTTTGTCTGACATTTCTAGTTTTACAGACATCAACTTTTGTCTGATGTTTCTAGTTTCGCTACAGCTTCAAAACTGGTCTCTGCTTCACTCCAAGCTCCGCCTACTGCTTTTACGTCACCACATAAATGACAGACGGCTTCCACCATTGAAATACTCCTTACAAAAGGAATCCCCGATTTACTATGCTCCACCCATCCATTGTATCCTCCTTCAACAGGgaaaacatataaatataaatctgCTTTTTCTTAATAACCAAACGTTCTGGaaaattttagttttgaaagctatatgtatacataatttCGACCTATTTCAATGGACTTTCTGATAAAAGAAAGTAATCCCGTCAGAGTGTGAAAAGTAAAAAATCCCCAAGGCGGGGCATATCCCCTCGCAATGACTGTCTATAAGGTTTTTCTATGAATCCtcttgtgacattgacctttgaccccaaaatcagtaaggttcttcctctcttgataaaaaGCTATATGTTAAATCTGTCAACCAAAAttgtggcctgtagagtgtctacaagtcTTTTCTATAAAGTCTCgtcgtgaccttgacctttggctcTAAGTAACAAAGCTAAATGTGAAGTTTCAAATCAATCCAGTAAAACACGTGGCCTGTAGACtttctacaagctttttctatcAGTCCCgtagtaaccttgacctttggaccccaaaatcaattgGGTTCTTCTTATCTTGATATCAAAGCTAAATGTCAAGTATGGAATCAATCGAGCCAAATGTatggcctgtagagtgtctataAGCTCTGCGTTACATAACACACACTtgagcacacacacacacacttgagcacacacacacacacacacacacacacacacacacacacacacacacacacacacacacacacacacgaacGTTCCAGCTTCTGTATCCCGTCTCGCAATGAATTGTGAAGGGGTAAGGACGTAAAAAATGtggattttcatattttgcatatgtCAAATATAGAGGATTTCGTCAAGGCTTTGAAAAACGACAGAAACGACCACAATTTGTGACAGTAACAATGGTAACAGGACGCGTAGCAATACTTTGAGGATGTAAGGAAAATTTGGGGAAATTCTTTACCTACCTGGTGTGCTACAATTCTTAACTCTACAGTTCTTAATTCATAGTGGATTCGCTCGAATGTACTGATTTGAGATTTAGTATTAAATGTTGTACTTTGTTCTTTGGAAAtatgacaaaacaaaacaaagtttAAGTTCAGGTTATACCATCGAAAAATACGGGAAATGTGTAAACACCATTAAGAAAGATTAAAGAATTCATTTACATAggatatacatgtttatacattACACGTTACATGTATAGGATACTTAGCCTACAGAATTATTGTTGAAAAAACCCACATGTTATACCGACCTCTTTGAAAAATGTCGCAATGCGTCCATGGAATGTTGCAGCGCCCAAGCTGTTCCTCGTAGTCGTTAATCAAACCGATATTTTCCTCGTGAAGAATAACACCTGAATCATTCAAACAGTTCATTGAAGAATCTTGTGCAGTTACAAACGCTGAAGAACGTGATTCAATTCGATTGACCGACTTGCCTTTCCTTTTTGCCAAATCGAAAAATTCTTTGGCAACATTCGCCGATAAGGCCAACGGAAGCTCACATAAAACATGTTTCCCGCTCTCTAGACCTTTCCTGtaagatatttatatatatataattcacacTTGAAGGTAATACTATTAAAGAAAGCTACTgtgggggtccgggttagaataggtcctcagtaccccttgcttgtcgtagaaggcgactaaatggggcggtccttcggacgagaccgcaaacaaccgaggccccgtgtcacagcaggtgtggcacgataaagatccctccctgcttaaaggccatgagcgccgagcataggccgaaattttgcagcctttcaccggcagtggtgacgtctccatatgagtgaaatattctcgagataAATTAAATTGATTAAACGATATtcgatcaatcaatcatattaaaGAAAGCAAacagataaataaaattaactcTCTTCTCTTGTTCGTGTCGGTGGTCATTCTCCTGCACATACACgtatctacattgtatataaaaacTATCTGTATCTTTGATTtctgttttttaaagaaataaattaccATTTCTGAAAATGCAGGAGGGTATTCACTTCCGCCGGCGCACTTCCTGATAGCGCGTCATGAAAAATGTGTCGAAATTATGACCGGAACCAAACTTACACGGGCTGGAACTTAATAGCGCGGCCGGAACCTGCATTATCATATGCATTTAGCGCTCCGACCGAAACGCTTAAATCACCGGTATTCCGAACGTAAATTAGGCAACAGCGACGTGAAGCGTTGCAAATTCATAcctcatattttaaaaattaataattcatCTAATGTGTTTACTTAAAATTTactatttatcaagattcataagCGCATCCATGacgaaatggctatcattacaatttttacagatatcaaaggcaaaatcaTTAGAAATAAGAGTATTTAacactggaaaaaaaaaactgtttcaaagaaaaaaaagacaTCCCTTTAATCTTCAGTAACAGATATCGCTTGGAGTAAAAAAGGATATACAATGTAGGCTATAagctaaaaaaaacaaacaaaccaacaaCACTTTTACATAAAAGAAATACCTCTTTTAAACGAGACAAATAGATTTCCATTTTAATAAGAAACTTTACGATCTTGAATTGACACCTGATTTTTAATCAGACATGCATGTATTCATTTTTACCTGACTAGCGGTTCATGCAGCTCGTTTTCTGTACAGACCAGAACAGCGTCAACGTCGGTTCTAGTAAAAACCTCGTCCTCCGTCAACTGTCGGGTCCCCTCAATGTCTAAAACAC
Coding sequences:
- the LOC125658689 gene encoding uncharacterized protein LOC125658689, whose protein sequence is MNCLNDSGVILHEENIGLINDYEEQLGRCNIPWTHCDIFQRGGYNGWVEHSKSGIPFVRSISMVEAVCHLCGDVKAVGGAWSEAETSFEAVAKLETSDKKRLPLQLIDTKILREERSLSLSNYRMGVTSSSNRQKHRELNQACSWKTSTCLWRKLTVVK